From a region of the Haematobia irritans isolate KBUSLIRL chromosome 4, ASM5000362v1, whole genome shotgun sequence genome:
- the LOC142235008 gene encoding larval cuticle protein LCP-17-like → MLKFVIVVCAFIAVAHCASGDDKTAETLKYVNEVNADGSYNFEYSSSNGIDFGEAGVGGSYGKGSYSYTSPEGQPIALSYTADENGYQPQGDHLPTPPPIPEYILKALAYIESHPFPKSNLVKRK, encoded by the exons atgttgaaattc GTCATTGTAGTTTGCGCTTTTATTGCTGTGGCCCATTGTGCCAGTGGCGACGATAAAACAGCTGAAACATTGAAATATGTTAATGAAGTAAATGCCGATGGAAGTTATAATTTCGAGTACTCTTCCTCGAATGGTATTGATTTTGGAGAAGCTGGTGTCGGTGGTTCCTATGGCAAAGGTTCCTATAGTTATACCTCACCCGAGGGCCAGCCTATTGCATTAAGCTACACTGCCGACGAAAATGGTTATCAACCACAAGGCGACCACTTACCCACACCACCACCAATTCCCGAATATATCCTTAAGGCTTTAGCCTATATTGAGAGTCATCCTTTCCCAAAATCGAATTTGGTCAAGAGAAAATAA